The window TCTTCAGGGCTTAATTTATCTAATTTATCAATCTCTTTTAGAATTTCATCTCTTAAGAGTTGAGCACTGAGTTGATAGTCTTTGTGGGCACCTCCAGGAGGTTCAGGAACAATCCCATCAACAATCCCTAATTCCATTAAATCCTTAACAGTAATCTTTAAAGCCTTAGCAGCAGTCTCCGCTTCTTTAGCATCTTTCCATAAAATTGCAGCACAAGCCTCTGGAGAACATACAGAATAATAGGTATATTCTAACATCAATACTCTATCTCCTACACCTATACCTAAAGCTCCACCACTACCACCCTCGCCAATAATCACAACGATGATAGGTACTGTAATCCCTGCCATTTCCATCATATTTCTAGCAATAGCTTCAGCCTGTCCCCGCTCTTCTGCTCCAACACCTGGATAAGCTCCTGGTGTATTGACTAAAGCAACAATAGGACGATTAAACTTTTCAGCTTGCTTCATCAACCTTAATGCTTTTCTATACCCTTCTGGATGAGCCATACCAAAGTTTCTTTCAATATTATCCTTAGTCGTCTTTCCTTTTTGATGTCCTATAATTGTTACTGGAAGATCTCCAATCATTCCAATTCCACCAATTAATGCTTTATCATCACTAAATTGTCTGTCACCATGTAGTTCGATAAATTCATCACAAACTAAGTCAATATAGTCTAAAGTCGTAGGTCTTTCTGGATGACGAGCAATTTGTAAAATTTGCCACGGCTCTAACTTAGAGAATATCTCCTCTTGTAGAACTTGAGCCCTTTTCTTTAAACGCTCTATCTCTTCAGTTAGGTCAATCTCTTTCTCTTCCATAAAACTCTTTAATTCATTGACCTTCTCTTCTAATTCAACAAGAGGCTTTTCAAAATCCAAGTAATTACTAGGCATCTCTTTCACCTCTCATACTACCCATTTCGTGGATATTTAATATTTTTCCTAATGTATTTTTAAGTTCAGATCTCTTAACTACCTTATCTATCATTCCATACTTTAATAGAAACTCTGCAGTTTGAAACCCTTCTGGTAAGTCACGATTAATTGTCTGTTTAATAACTCTAGGTCCAGCAAAACCAATCTTTGCCCCTGGCTCAGCAATATTGATATCACCTAAAGAAGCAAAACTAGCTGAAATTCCTCCATAAGTGGGATCAGTCAAAATTGATATGAATAGTTGCCCTGCTTGATCAAGTCTCTTTAAAGCAGCACTGGTCTTTGCCATTTGCATTAAGGAAAGCATCCCTTCATACATTCTAGCACCACCGCCACCACCAGCAACAATAATCAAAGGCAGATCTTGATCAATAGCCCTCTCAATAGCACGAGTGAGCTTCTCTCCAACAACTGAATTCATACTCCCCATTAAAAACCTTGAATCTAGCGCAGCCAAAGAGACAGTATGTCCATTTATTTCACCAATACCAGCAATAACTGCATCTTTTAAACCGGTCTTTCTTTGATATTTCTCTACCTTCTCTTCATATTTAGGGAAGCCTAATGGGTTTGTTGCTTCTAAATCAGCGTCATACTCTTCAAATTTACCTTCATCAATTAATAATGATATCCTTTCAGTAGCAGTTAACCTAAAATGATTACCACAACTTGGGCAAACCTTTAAGTTTTCAGCCAATTTTTTATTAAAGATAATCTCTTTACAATCTTTACACTTAGTCCATAAATCATCTGGCATCTCTTTCTTTCCTTCTTTACCAGACTTTTCAGCTTCTAAGCCCTTTCTAGTAGGCCTACTCTTCCTTTCAACAGTAACATACTTAGATTTCCCAAAGAAATCCTTTAACACTCTACTTCACCTCACTAAATTAAAGGATAGAAATTATCCCAATGAATAATATTTCAATCTACTTGTAAAAGTTTAAGTGTTTGAAATTATTCTCCTCTAATCTTAAATTAGTCTAGTTTAATCAGAACTTAAACAGATTTCATTCTACCGATATAATTTATTATATATTAGTTATTTATTTTTAGTATAGATTCAAAGAGTAATTTAATAGCTCTTGACTTTATTATTATAAACCAAATTAATAATTTCAAAACGATTATGTAAAAAAATTAAACAAACATTATTTTTAAATGCTGGTCTTATTATAACACAAAATGAATAAATTGCAACTTTAGTATATTAAATTTTCAGATTTTATGCATAATTAAAACTATTTTCATTATCTTAAATAGTAGTTGGAAATAAAAAGTCTTTTATCCAGACAAATGCATATTATAATCACAATTTCACTAAATTTTGATAACTTATCTACAAAATCATTATCCTAATTAATAATTTTTATCATTTAAAATAATTTTAAATTTGTAGCACCTATAAATCTTATTGCTTTTTTAAGAAAGTTGATTGTCTTTCCCTAAATCAACCACTCATATTCTGTCCAAATCTATTGAATAAGTTGGATATTAATTTTTTGAATTTATAATTTAGATATACCCCCCATAATTTTAATTTAAAAATGGCAATTACTCTATCTCTTCTTTTATAATCAAGAGATAGGTTTTTCATTATTATATTATTGAGTTTATCTGGTATTTCTTGATTTAAACTATCAATAGATTTTAAATTATCTTCAATAATTCTATTTAGAGATTCTTCTGGTATATTAGTA of the Orenia metallireducens genome contains:
- a CDS encoding acetyl-CoA carboxylase carboxyltransferase subunit alpha codes for the protein MPSNYLDFEKPLVELEEKVNELKSFMEEKEIDLTEEIERLKKRAQVLQEEIFSKLEPWQILQIARHPERPTTLDYIDLVCDEFIELHGDRQFSDDKALIGGIGMIGDLPVTIIGHQKGKTTKDNIERNFGMAHPEGYRKALRLMKQAEKFNRPIVALVNTPGAYPGVGAEERGQAEAIARNMMEMAGITVPIIVVIIGEGGSGGALGIGVGDRVLMLEYTYYSVCSPEACAAILWKDAKEAETAAKALKITVKDLMELGIVDGIVPEPPGGAHKDYQLSAQLLRDEILKEIDKLDKLSPEELLEERYNKFRNMGQIKENNQKILSEL
- the accD gene encoding acetyl-CoA carboxylase, carboxyltransferase subunit beta — translated: MLKDFFGKSKYVTVERKSRPTRKGLEAEKSGKEGKKEMPDDLWTKCKDCKEIIFNKKLAENLKVCPSCGNHFRLTATERISLLIDEGKFEEYDADLEATNPLGFPKYEEKVEKYQRKTGLKDAVIAGIGEINGHTVSLAALDSRFLMGSMNSVVGEKLTRAIERAIDQDLPLIIVAGGGGGARMYEGMLSLMQMAKTSAALKRLDQAGQLFISILTDPTYGGISASFASLGDINIAEPGAKIGFAGPRVIKQTINRDLPEGFQTAEFLLKYGMIDKVVKRSELKNTLGKILNIHEMGSMRGERDA